One genomic segment of Borreliella mayonii includes these proteins:
- a CDS encoding complement regulator-acquiring protein translates to MTKFKLDVIRLNIITAILALICISCTANPIDPKANGNIKPKNNINTKKNTNLEKNTQNFENESENPRSYNQKLLEATIKELKVIGKNLEDQRKEENIQIAKIVDEKFDFLGTFKVGPYDIIEENQQMKMKRIIYSSLNYKKEKIETLKEILETLKNNPEHQYIAGRLANLSWSIQFKIDDNFETIQNGVDNLDQEKSESLLMRAKSNLQLKERFKKTLNETLEAYSQNAQNIKNDIGILAEHVNKYYKYSDSLKPIFY, encoded by the coding sequence TTGACAAAATTTAAACTAGATGTAATTAGGCTTAACATTATTACAGCGATATTAGCTTTGATTTGCATTTCATGCACTGCTAATCCAATTGATCCAAAAGCAAATGGAAACATTAAGCCAAAAAACAACATCAATACGAAAAAAAACACCAATCTGGAAAAAAATACCCAAAATTTTGAAAATGAATCCGAAAACCCAAGATCTTATAATCAGAAACTTCTAGAAGCTACAATAAAAGAATTAAAAGTAATTGGCAAGAATCTAGAAGATCAAAGAAAAGAAGAAAATATACAAATAGCTAAAATTGTTGATGAAAAATTTGATTTCCTAGGCACTTTTAAAGTTGGTCCCTACGATATTATCGAGGAAAATCAACAAATGAAAATGAAAAGAATAATTTATTCATCTTTAAATTACAAAAAAGAAAAAATAGAGACATTAAAAGAAATTCTTGAAACACTTAAAAATAATCCCGAACACCAATACATAGCTGGAAGATTAGCTAATCTATCATGGAGCATTCAATTCAAAATAGATGATAATTTCGAAACAATACAAAATGGAGTAGACAATCTAGACCAAGAAAAATCCGAATCGTTGCTAATGCGAGCAAAATCTAACTTACAACTAAAAGAAAGGTTTAAAAAAACCTTAAACGAAACTCTTGAAGCTTACAGCCAAAATGCTCAAAACATTAAAAATGATATAGGAATACTAGCAGAACACGTGAATAAATATTACAAATACTCTGATTCTTTAAAACCCATCTTTTACTAA
- a CDS encoding Lp6.6 family lipoprotein, whose product MTKLMYAIFLSAILFVACETTRISDEMEENTSSEGSKVTAPMSDKNMKPMKHPMMKPMKK is encoded by the coding sequence ATGACAAAATTAATGTACGCTATATTTTTAAGTGCAATATTATTTGTTGCTTGCGAAACTACAAGAATTTCAGATGAGATGGAAGAAAATACTAGTAGTGAAGGTTCAAAAGTTACAGCTCCAATGTCAGACAAAAATATGAAACCAATGAAACATCCTATGATGAAGCCAATGAAAAAGTAA
- a CDS encoding complement regulator-acquiring protein, with protein MNKTKLSILITLGIMALFSCNLNNKDNKSKVASFTETKYDELNLQKDTKKDTKTQEHQRSTKELKVSNKKETSLIDKLFEILAREMAIIKKEKLQTEISSQFGLKNSMFELINVYKTDPKNGTKLKEKMNSNLEESQKMRRQFYSSLSYNTTDIFNLAEIVNKLYKDPKAHDTIKKISGGIRIQQGFEVALEDLAINMDRLKENTFNKNTLEEIYTLIVDLTLIKKEWLSTIETLIKSSNATLELQYNTEKLNDHVDQLYKDKMISLCLKSEQTLIHLDELFKFNNN; from the coding sequence TTGAATAAAACAAAATTATCAATATTAATAACATTGGGAATAATGGCACTTTTTTCTTGCAATCTAAACAATAAAGACAACAAGAGCAAAGTGGCAAGTTTTACAGAAACAAAATACGATGAATTAAATCTTCAAAAAGACACAAAAAAAGATACAAAAACGCAAGAACATCAAAGATCAACAAAAGAATTAAAAGTTTCAAATAAAAAAGAAACGAGTCTAATTGACAAGCTCTTTGAGATTTTAGCAAGAGAAATGGCAATAATAAAAAAAGAAAAACTTCAAACAGAAATATCTAGCCAATTTGGATTAAAAAATAGCATGTTTGAACTAATCAATGTTTACAAAACAGATCCCAAAAATGGCACAAAGCTCAAAGAAAAAATGAACTCAAACCTTGAAGAATCTCAAAAAATGAGAAGACAATTTTATTCATCACTAAGCTATAACACTACTGATATTTTCAATTTAGCAGAGATTGTAAACAAGCTTTACAAAGACCCAAAAGCCCATGATACAATAAAAAAAATATCAGGGGGCATACGAATTCAACAAGGATTTGAGGTTGCGCTTGAAGATTTAGCAATTAACATGGACAGGCTAAAAGAAAATACTTTTAATAAAAATACTTTAGAAGAAATTTATACTTTAATTGTTGATTTAACCTTAATAAAAAAAGAATGGCTTAGCACAATAGAAACATTGATTAAAAGTTCAAATGCTACCTTAGAGCTACAATACAATACAGAAAAGCTAAACGACCACGTCGATCAACTATATAAAGACAAGATGATTTCTCTTTGCTTGAAATCCGAGCAAACATTAATTCACTTAGACGAATTATTTAAATTTAATAATAATTAA
- a CDS encoding complement regulator-acquiring protein, which produces MKIKSLLHVKLMTLFLFSCTIDANLNEDYKNKVKGMLNSVKDNQETANVDTSSNDKQNLPIADKVAAELQKQSKAAANKGLQNQPQAAQNPQIQALNFKADLSNLPNKNNQTSATRVALAPKQISTIQAVTNAPKSTNTFNTKSNGLPTFNLNYNFSQPNSSVVQTQTSSGRISKLQTLKNELIRTISEERNKTQNNFGLRETYDQFKMKDSAFDLLDVISNAQVYDRSYAPQLNSNTQEAENERNKFYAIMDFDQHKIEQFGSIMETLYKENQNHGLIKSLIISGLGIQISFELALEEIDKKIEIFNQNYLNTKINSFDFTNKLKDLKSKLNQILDERKEWSSQVDALIADANANSNLRDSNFLAEYIQNRYLDNMQNARQSVLDTYIRITELK; this is translated from the coding sequence TTGAAAATTAAATCATTATTACATGTAAAACTCATGACGTTGTTTTTATTTTCCTGTACAATTGATGCTAATCTAAATGAAGATTATAAAAACAAAGTAAAAGGAATGCTTAATAGCGTAAAAGACAATCAAGAAACAGCAAATGTTGATACAAGCTCAAATGATAAACAAAATTTACCAATAGCTGATAAAGTAGCAGCAGAGCTGCAAAAACAATCAAAAGCAGCAGCAAATAAAGGGTTGCAAAATCAACCACAAGCAGCACAAAATCCACAAATACAAGCTTTAAATTTTAAAGCAGATTTATCAAATCTACCAAATAAAAACAATCAAACATCAGCAACAAGAGTTGCACTAGCTCCAAAACAAATATCAACTATTCAAGCAGTTACAAATGCACCTAAGAGTACAAACACTTTTAACACAAAAAGCAATGGACTTCCAACATTTAACTTAAATTACAACTTTAGTCAACCAAATTCAAGCGTTGTACAAACGCAAACATCTTCTGGCAGGATCAGTAAATTGCAAACATTAAAAAATGAGCTTATTAGAACAATTTCTGAAGAGAGAAATAAAACACAAAACAACTTTGGACTTAGAGAAACTTACGATCAATTTAAAATGAAAGATTCTGCATTTGATCTACTAGATGTTATTTCAAATGCGCAAGTTTACGACAGAAGTTACGCACCGCAGCTTAACTCCAACACACAAGAAGCAGAAAATGAAAGAAATAAATTCTATGCAATTATGGATTTTGATCAACACAAAATCGAACAATTTGGATCAATAATGGAAACTCTTTACAAAGAGAATCAAAATCACGGATTAATCAAATCATTAATAATATCAGGACTTGGAATACAAATTTCTTTTGAGCTTGCACTAGAAGAAATAGATAAAAAAATTGAAATCTTTAACCAGAATTACTTAAACACTAAAATTAACAGCTTTGATTTCACAAACAAGCTAAAAGATCTTAAATCAAAGCTAAATCAAATATTAGATGAAAGAAAAGAATGGTCAAGTCAAGTTGATGCGCTTATTGCTGATGCAAACGCTAACTCAAACTTAAGAGATTCAAACTTTTTAGCAGAGTACATTCAAAACAGATATCTAGACAACATGCAAAATGCTCGCCAATCTGTTCTTGACACATACATTAGAATAACAGAACTCAAATAG
- a CDS encoding complement regulator-acquiring protein translates to MKNNKLIAIFLLHTLTVLILLSCSLEVKDNHENKQHKKEKTKITKNENNSSKIKKVSKNGKSKIDNLLVAINTLKNPPKIAASKIKNKPNSAAFHQQNNANPNAGANNAPKQILDPEVAELIQKISDRSENIIQIGEIDSYKGEPDDQFGMKAEIFSKIFFNANSTVHFDENEYTSERRMLYTSLNFNEGKILDLGKILSKLSKDSNYRNLVKETLVNRGFSIQLAMEEISAKILNVKDKLQQLNKPNLKTLYYNFEKLTTLKEKWLKDTDDLINEYNANPDLQTNVSKLNDTLRLKNSRAQFADIHDTILNLVNTTASILAPIQ, encoded by the coding sequence TTGAAAAATAATAAATTAATCGCAATATTTTTATTGCATACATTAACTGTGTTAATTTTGCTTTCTTGCTCGTTAGAGGTCAAAGATAATCATGAAAATAAACAGCACAAAAAAGAAAAGACAAAAATAACAAAAAACGAAAATAATTCATCAAAAATTAAAAAAGTATCTAAAAATGGTAAATCAAAAATAGACAATCTGCTTGTTGCCATTAATACTTTAAAAAATCCACCAAAAATCGCAGCTAGCAAGATTAAAAACAAACCAAATTCAGCAGCTTTTCATCAACAGAATAATGCCAATCCTAATGCTGGTGCTAATAATGCTCCAAAACAAATATTAGATCCTGAGGTTGCAGAGCTAATACAAAAAATATCAGATAGATCTGAGAATATTATTCAAATAGGCGAGATTGATTCTTACAAGGGCGAACCTGATGATCAATTTGGGATGAAAGCAGAAATATTTAGCAAAATATTTTTCAATGCAAACTCAACTGTACATTTTGACGAAAACGAATATACAAGTGAAAGAAGAATGCTTTACACATCTTTAAACTTCAACGAAGGAAAAATTTTAGATCTTGGAAAAATTTTATCAAAACTCAGCAAAGACTCAAACTACAGAAACTTAGTTAAAGAAACCCTTGTAAACAGAGGATTTAGCATTCAATTAGCAATGGAAGAAATCAGTGCAAAAATACTAAATGTAAAAGACAAGCTACAACAGCTAAACAAACCTAATTTAAAAACACTCTACTACAACTTTGAAAAACTTACAACACTTAAAGAAAAATGGCTAAAAGACACAGATGACCTTATTAATGAGTACAACGCTAATCCCGACTTACAAACTAATGTTTCAAAATTAAATGATACTTTAAGATTAAAAAATTCAAGAGCTCAATTTGCAGACATTCACGACACAATTTTGAATTTAGTAAACACAACTGCTAGCATTCTTGCTCCAATTCAGTAA